One window of the Balaenoptera ricei isolate mBalRic1 chromosome X, mBalRic1.hap2, whole genome shotgun sequence genome contains the following:
- the RAB9B gene encoding ras-related protein Rab-9B, whose product MSGKSLLLKVILLGDGGVGKSSLMNRYVTNKFDSQAFHTIGVEFLNRDLEVDGRFVTLQIWDTAGQERFKSLRTPFYRGADCCLLTFSVDDRQSFENLGNWQKEFIYYADVKDPEHFPFVVLGNKVDKEDRQVTTEEAQAWCMENGDYPYLETSAKDDTNVTVAFEEAVRQVLAVEEQLEHCMLGHTIDLNSGSKAGSSCC is encoded by the coding sequence ATGAGTGGGAAATCCCTGCTCTTAAAGGTCATTCTCTTGGGTGATGGTGGAGTTGGGAAAAGCTCGCTCATGAACCGTTATGTAACCAATAAATTTGACTCCCAGGCTTTTCACACCATAGGGGTAGAGTTCTTAAATCGAGATCTGGAGGTAGATGGACGTTTTGTAACTCTCCAGATCTGGGACACTGCAGGGCAGGAACGCTTCAAGAGCCTTAGGACACCCTTCTACAGGGGAGCAGACTGCTGCCTCTTGACTTTCAGCGTGGATGACCGGCAGAGCTTTGAGAACCTTGGTAATTGGCAGAAAGAATTCATCTACTACGCAGATGTGAAAGACCCTGAGCACTTCCCCTTTGTAGTTCTGGGTAACAAAGTAGACAAAGAGGATAGGCAAGTGACTACTGAGGAGGCACAGGCCTGGTGCATGGAGAATGGAGATTACCCTTATCTAGAAACAAGTGCCAAAGATGATACTAATGTGACAGTGGCCTTTGAAGAAGCTGTCAGGCAGGTGTTAGCTGTAGAGGAACAGCTGGAGCATTGCATGTTAGGTCACACTATTGACTTGAACAGTGGTTCCAAAGCAGGATCTTCATGCTGTTAA